The following are encoded in a window of Amphibacillus xylanus NBRC 15112 genomic DNA:
- the metK gene encoding methionine adenosyltransferase has translation MTANRRLFTSESVTEGHPDKICDQISDAVLDAILKEDPLARVACETTITTGLVLVSGEITTSTYVDIPKIVRQTVKEIGYVDSAYGFDYETCAVLTAIDEQSRDIADSVDLALEAREGQMTDEEIEAIGAGDQGLMFGYATNQTPEYMPLPISLAHKLAKQLTDVRKNGQLDYLRPDGKTQVTVEYDEQNQPIRIDTIVISTQHDADVSLEQIQSDMKEYVIKAIVPNELLDDQTKYIINPSGRFVIGGPQGDVGLTGRKIIVDTYGGYARHGGGAFSGKDATKVDRSASYAARYVAKNIVAAGLADNCEVQLAYAIGVAEPVSISIDTFGTGKVSEEKLIEAVRDLFDLRPAGIINMLQLRKPIFKPTATYGHFGRTDVEFPWERLDKAEAIKAFVNK, from the coding sequence ATGACTGCAAATCGTCGATTATTCACGTCAGAATCAGTAACTGAAGGGCATCCGGATAAAATCTGTGATCAAATATCAGATGCTGTTCTAGACGCAATATTAAAAGAAGATCCGCTAGCTCGCGTAGCTTGTGAAACTACTATTACAACTGGACTTGTACTTGTTTCAGGTGAAATTACAACATCAACATATGTAGATATACCGAAAATTGTTAGACAAACTGTGAAAGAAATTGGTTACGTTGATTCGGCATATGGATTTGATTATGAAACTTGTGCTGTGCTCACAGCGATTGATGAACAATCACGTGATATTGCAGATAGTGTTGATCTTGCATTAGAGGCAAGAGAAGGTCAGATGACTGATGAGGAAATTGAAGCAATTGGAGCAGGCGATCAAGGACTTATGTTTGGTTATGCAACAAATCAAACACCAGAATATATGCCATTACCAATTTCGTTAGCGCATAAGCTAGCAAAACAATTAACCGATGTTCGAAAAAATGGTCAACTAGATTATTTGCGTCCTGATGGAAAAACTCAAGTAACGGTTGAATACGATGAACAAAATCAGCCAATCCGGATTGATACAATTGTTATCTCTACACAACATGATGCAGACGTATCACTTGAGCAAATTCAATCAGATATGAAAGAATATGTCATTAAAGCCATTGTTCCCAATGAATTGCTAGATGATCAGACTAAATACATCATCAACCCTTCAGGTCGCTTTGTTATTGGAGGGCCACAAGGTGATGTTGGCTTAACTGGACGCAAAATTATTGTTGATACGTATGGTGGCTATGCACGACATGGTGGTGGTGCATTTAGTGGTAAGGATGCTACAAAAGTCGATCGTTCAGCTTCATATGCTGCTCGATATGTAGCTAAAAATATCGTTGCCGCAGGACTTGCAGATAATTGTGAGGTTCAATTAGCTTATGCTATTGGAGTTGCTGAGCCTGTGTCGATTTCAATTGATACATTTGGAACTGGAAAAGTAAGTGAAGAAAAGTTAATCGAAGCGGTTCGTGACCTATTTGATTTACGACCTGCGGGAATCATTAATATGTTACAATTAAGAAAGCCTATATTTAAACCAACAGCAACATACGGTCATTTTGGCCGAACTGACGTTGAATTTCCATGGGAGCGTTTAGATAAAGCTGAAGCAATTAAAGCGTTTGTTAACAAATAA
- the ytkD gene encoding RNA deprotection pyrophosphohydrolase yields MYVFRDYYNNVVKLSFEKNPFSEEPMHVLVICRYQDKWLLTKHKTRGLEFPGGKVEENETAQEAAIREVKEETGANIADIHYIGQYHVEGKGDQVDKNIYYARISEIVEQPTYYETDGPVLLEKLPKNIKQKRQFSFIMKDDIVKRSLEQINKKFKD; encoded by the coding sequence ATGTATGTTTTTCGAGATTATTATAATAATGTGGTTAAGCTATCTTTTGAAAAGAATCCTTTTTCCGAAGAACCGATGCACGTCCTCGTTATTTGTCGATATCAAGACAAATGGCTGTTAACGAAACATAAGACACGGGGTTTAGAATTCCCAGGTGGGAAAGTAGAAGAAAATGAAACTGCGCAAGAGGCAGCTATCCGAGAAGTCAAAGAAGAAACAGGTGCCAATATTGCCGATATTCATTATATTGGACAATACCATGTTGAAGGTAAGGGAGATCAAGTAGATAAAAATATTTACTATGCCCGAATAAGTGAAATCGTCGAACAACCCACTTATTACGAAACAGATGGGCCGGTATTACTCGAAAAACTACCTAAAAATATCAAGCAGAAACGTCAATTTAGCTTTATAATGAAAGATGATATTGTTAAGCGTAGCCTTGAACAAATTAACAAAAAGTTTAAAGACTAA
- a CDS encoding YolD-like family protein, producing MKNKLTEGSNLIWESSRMMLPEHKALLRQHEENRSKKQRPDYDEQMLAAFLYEIELAYIENRIVKLTYYESDAHHQCVGRISDIDRDKQQIQFVTETEKFYFYLTELVSIE from the coding sequence ATGAAAAATAAATTAACTGAAGGCTCAAATTTAATCTGGGAGTCAAGTCGAATGATGTTACCAGAGCATAAAGCTTTATTGCGTCAGCATGAAGAGAATCGGTCTAAGAAGCAGCGCCCTGATTATGATGAGCAGATGTTGGCAGCTTTTTTATATGAAATAGAGCTTGCTTATATAGAGAATAGAATCGTTAAGCTAACATATTATGAAAGTGATGCACATCATCAATGTGTGGGACGAATAAGTGACATTGATCGAGACAAACAACAAATTCAGTTCGTTACTGAAACAGAGAAGTTTTACTTTTACTTAACAGAATTGGTTTCGATTGAATAA
- a CDS encoding ECF transporter S component has product MKNQSSKLLKLIILSLFGTISMVLLFLNFPLPFLPPYLKVDFGEVPTLLAALIFSPMAGVIVQLIKNLLYLLFTGAADPVGVFANFVAGITFVIPISMIYHKFKGDKSLISGLITGTIIMTLAMGLLNYFVLLPIYSNIMGWGDMSSAVMLSTIFAGVIPFNLVKSVIVSVLFVPVFLKLKPWIKQKHAIFN; this is encoded by the coding sequence ATGAAAAATCAATCATCAAAGTTATTAAAATTAATTATCTTGTCGCTGTTTGGGACGATTTCAATGGTGTTGTTATTTTTAAACTTCCCATTACCATTTCTCCCACCATATCTAAAAGTAGATTTTGGTGAGGTTCCTACTCTATTGGCTGCTTTAATTTTCTCACCAATGGCTGGTGTGATCGTGCAGTTAATTAAGAATTTACTTTATTTATTGTTTACTGGTGCAGCAGATCCAGTCGGAGTATTTGCGAATTTTGTTGCAGGGATCACTTTTGTTATTCCAATTTCAATGATTTATCACAAATTTAAGGGAGATAAAAGTTTGATTTCTGGTCTAATTACTGGAACGATCATTATGACACTTGCGATGGGACTGTTAAATTACTTTGTCCTGCTACCGATCTACAGTAATATTATGGGCTGGGGCGATATGTCTAGCGCCGTCATGTTAAGCACCATTTTTGCTGGTGTGATCCCATTTAACTTGGTGAAAAGTGTGATTGTATCTGTCTTATTCGTACCAGTGTTTCTTAAGCTAAAACCATGGATCAAACAAAAGCATGCCATCTTTAATTAA
- a CDS encoding M20/M25/M40 family metallo-hydrolase translates to MLENQDFLLELLNTPSPSSMEVEIQKKWINYVKDFADEIITDHAGNAIGVLNKDAQFKILLAGHIDEIALVVNRIDEDGFIYFDEVGRVNPKAAIGMRVRIQGYGKELIGVIGVNAQHLGGIKGDFELSDLFIDVGAKSKAEVEQYVQIGDLIVYDRKPEILMDRYIAGRGLDNRTGAFIVAEVLRKLANRDVKVGVYAASTVNEETNMGGAYFAASGIEPTMAIACDVTFATDHPNVDRNKYGAVKLEGGPVIAKGAPINRKINQWLENTAEKLDMAIQYELTPRYTGTDADRMRLTGKGVPVALVSLPLRYMHSPVETVSIKDIEQEIELLVEFIAGLTGEENLNPLED, encoded by the coding sequence ATGTTAGAAAACCAAGATTTTTTATTAGAACTACTTAATACACCATCTCCATCTAGTATGGAAGTAGAAATTCAAAAAAAGTGGATCAACTATGTGAAAGATTTTGCCGATGAGATTATTACGGATCATGCGGGTAATGCAATTGGTGTTTTAAATAAAGATGCTCAATTTAAAATTTTACTTGCTGGTCACATTGATGAAATTGCACTAGTTGTTAATCGCATTGACGAGGATGGTTTTATTTATTTTGATGAGGTTGGTAGGGTTAATCCGAAAGCTGCAATCGGAATGAGAGTACGAATCCAAGGTTATGGGAAAGAATTGATTGGTGTGATTGGCGTTAACGCTCAACACCTCGGTGGAATTAAAGGTGACTTTGAGCTAAGTGATCTTTTTATTGATGTCGGTGCAAAATCAAAAGCTGAAGTTGAACAATATGTTCAAATTGGCGATTTAATTGTTTATGATCGTAAACCAGAGATTTTAATGGATCGCTATATTGCAGGTCGTGGCTTGGATAATCGTACAGGTGCATTTATTGTAGCGGAAGTTTTACGAAAACTAGCTAATCGTGATGTGAAAGTCGGTGTTTATGCTGCAAGCACAGTTAATGAAGAGACGAATATGGGTGGTGCTTATTTTGCTGCATCGGGCATTGAACCGACAATGGCAATCGCATGTGACGTGACATTTGCAACAGATCATCCGAACGTTGATCGCAATAAATATGGTGCGGTTAAGTTAGAAGGTGGTCCGGTGATTGCTAAAGGTGCGCCAATTAACCGTAAAATTAATCAGTGGTTAGAAAATACAGCTGAAAAATTAGATATGGCAATTCAATATGAGTTAACTCCGCGCTATACAGGAACAGATGCAGACCGAATGCGACTAACAGGTAAAGGTGTCCCTGTCGCTTTAGTGTCATTACCATTGCGATATATGCATTCACCTGTTGAAACAGTTAGTATAAAAGACATCGAGCAAGAAATTGAATTATTAGTTGAATTTATTGCTGGCTTAACAGGAGAAGAAAATCTAAATCCATTAGAAGATTAA
- a CDS encoding DNA polymerase IV — MSRTIFLVDMQSFYASVEKVSHPALQNKPVIVAGDPKQRSGIVLAACPLAKKFGVKTAESLWEAKAKCPELEVIQPHMSLYLKVSYEITKILEQYSDLVEVYSVDEQFLDVTNTIHLFKTKEQLAKQIHDEIFETIGVESRIGIGPNKVLAKMACDNFAKKNRTGVAELNESNLKSLLWPLPINALFGVGGRMRVHLTNMGLHTIGNLAQYPVKWLQKRWGINGEVLWRLANGIDQSPVVPRTHQTQKAIGHHMTLPRDYEAREDIYVVIKELSEEVARRVRKQNYLGLTVSLQVQSNRFKEKLGFNRQLTLREPTQLGRVINETAKVLFDKYWLGYPVRALGISLAQLMPKTERQLSFFDDPTEEEQLAIMIDRIRERYGLTAIMNASSLLDAGQARIRATKIGGHNR, encoded by the coding sequence ATGAGTAGGACGATCTTTTTAGTAGATATGCAATCCTTTTATGCTTCCGTTGAAAAGGTGAGTCATCCAGCATTACAAAACAAACCGGTTATTGTTGCGGGAGACCCAAAACAGCGAAGTGGGATTGTATTAGCTGCATGTCCTCTTGCGAAAAAATTCGGGGTTAAAACAGCTGAATCATTATGGGAGGCAAAAGCAAAATGCCCAGAACTGGAGGTTATTCAACCTCATATGTCTCTATATTTAAAAGTTTCCTATGAAATAACAAAAATCCTTGAGCAATACTCTGATCTTGTTGAGGTTTATTCAGTCGATGAACAATTTCTTGATGTGACAAATACAATTCATTTATTTAAAACGAAAGAGCAGCTAGCAAAGCAAATTCATGATGAAATTTTTGAAACAATAGGTGTCGAGTCAAGAATTGGGATTGGTCCAAATAAAGTATTAGCTAAAATGGCGTGTGATAATTTTGCCAAGAAAAACAGAACAGGAGTAGCGGAATTAAATGAATCTAATCTTAAATCTTTACTTTGGCCGCTTCCAATCAATGCGCTATTTGGTGTAGGAGGTCGGATGCGTGTTCATTTAACTAATATGGGTTTGCACACGATTGGTAACCTTGCTCAATATCCTGTTAAATGGTTACAGAAACGGTGGGGGATTAACGGTGAAGTTCTGTGGCGATTGGCGAATGGAATTGACCAGAGCCCTGTCGTACCAAGAACACATCAAACGCAAAAAGCAATTGGGCACCATATGACATTACCGAGAGATTATGAAGCGCGAGAAGATATTTATGTTGTCATTAAAGAATTATCAGAAGAAGTCGCTCGTCGTGTGCGAAAGCAAAATTATCTTGGTTTGACTGTATCGCTTCAAGTTCAAAGTAATCGGTTTAAAGAAAAGTTAGGTTTTAATCGGCAACTGACTTTGAGAGAGCCTACTCAATTAGGTCGTGTGATTAATGAAACTGCAAAAGTGTTATTTGACAAGTACTGGTTAGGTTATCCTGTTCGAGCGCTAGGGATCTCATTAGCGCAATTAATGCCCAAAACAGAAAGACAGCTGTCGTTTTTTGATGACCCAACTGAAGAAGAACAATTGGCGATCATGATTGATCGAATTAGAGAAAGATATGGCTTAACAGCAATTATGAATGCATCGTCTTTATTAGATGCTGGTCAAGCTCGGATTAGAGCGACAAAAATAGGTGGTCATAATCGTTAG
- a CDS encoding tRNA (mnm(5)s(2)U34)-methyltransferase, which yields MLKRVIPFAHHLIEQAVQPGDCVVDATCGNGHDTVMLSRATGDLGKVYAFDIQAEAIENTKKRLADESITNVELIHDSHDRIGYYIDQTENQQIGAAIFNLGYLPGSDKSVITKPNHTIDAIQQIIDRLKLGGLIVCVVYHGHPGGKEEKDALLEYVKQLDQKIFNCISYGFINQKNNPPFVIAIEKKSDRLN from the coding sequence ATGTTAAAACGTGTGATTCCATTTGCCCATCACTTAATTGAGCAGGCTGTTCAACCCGGCGATTGTGTCGTTGATGCAACGTGTGGTAATGGACACGATACCGTCATGCTAAGCCGCGCAACTGGTGATTTAGGTAAGGTTTATGCTTTTGATATTCAAGCAGAAGCAATTGAAAATACGAAAAAACGTTTAGCTGACGAATCGATCACGAATGTTGAATTGATTCATGATAGTCATGATCGAATTGGGTATTACATTGATCAAACGGAGAACCAACAAATCGGTGCTGCTATTTTTAATCTTGGTTATTTGCCGGGCAGTGATAAATCAGTTATTACTAAACCAAACCATACAATTGATGCGATTCAGCAAATTATTGATCGATTAAAACTAGGTGGACTCATTGTCTGTGTTGTTTATCACGGGCATCCTGGTGGGAAAGAAGAGAAAGACGCCTTACTTGAGTATGTGAAGCAGCTAGATCAGAAAATATTTAATTGTATTAGCTATGGCTTTATTAATCAAAAAAACAATCCACCTTTTGTCATTGCGATCGAAAAAAAAAGCGACAGATTAAATTAA
- the asnB gene encoding asparagine synthase (glutamine-hydrolyzing), with amino-acid sequence MSDFFVVLQLSSLISSEESQDDTSQSSQQMQNLGPISDPFFQNKYVKFAMPQSCGVNQEQTNQFYVSNDKSFAVIFTGQIDNAIELRKHLQESGYVFNSNSVSEMLLHLFVEYKARAFKKLRGRFAIAVWSQEEKTVYAARDRLGLQPLYYHITNESLYISSSKKLLNDNTSNTQLNRQALQYYFNFQYVPEPFTLDKRVNRLEAGHYLFHKYDEQVQIHRYWQPSFSHLFLQQDQWVKRIQDSLIESVSKQMKSDQRIGAFLSGGIDSSFIVSIAKQINPSIKTFSVGFEQEGFSEVDIAKQTAAELGIENYAKIITAEEYIKNLPQIIAQMDDPLADPSCVPLYFVAQEARKHVEVALSGEGADELFGGYRIYREPLSLKVFDYIPTKMKEMLHRLAQMMPEGVKGKSYLERGTIPLKDRYIGNAKMFENDELNSVLMHHDPNITYQQITEPLYQDVSTLHPVEQMQYVDLHTWLRGDILMKANQMLASHALELRTPFLADRVIDLAMGIPVNLKIAKGTTKYILREAAKGIVPEHVIDRKKLGFPVPIRHWLKNEMYDWAKQVINESETDELINKAYFIKLLDLHRQGKNDYSRKIWTAIIFMIWHRIFVKDDQIDHQLDEKRKIS; translated from the coding sequence ATGTCTGATTTTTTTGTTGTGCTTCAATTGTCATCGTTAATATCTAGTGAAGAGAGTCAAGATGACACTTCACAGTCTTCACAACAAATGCAAAATCTTGGTCCGATTAGTGATCCTTTTTTTCAAAATAAATACGTTAAATTTGCAATGCCACAGTCGTGTGGTGTCAATCAAGAACAAACTAATCAATTCTATGTCTCAAATGATAAATCTTTTGCCGTTATTTTCACAGGACAAATAGATAATGCAATTGAATTACGCAAACATTTACAAGAAAGCGGCTATGTCTTTAATTCAAATAGCGTGTCAGAAATGCTGTTACACCTATTTGTTGAATATAAAGCGCGTGCATTTAAAAAACTTCGTGGAAGGTTTGCAATCGCAGTTTGGAGTCAGGAGGAAAAAACAGTTTATGCTGCAAGAGATCGGTTAGGATTGCAACCACTTTATTATCATATAACTAATGAGTCACTTTATATCTCAAGTAGTAAGAAGTTACTTAATGACAATACGAGTAATACTCAATTAAACCGCCAAGCGCTTCAATATTATTTTAATTTTCAATACGTACCAGAACCTTTTACTTTAGATAAGCGAGTGAATAGGTTAGAGGCTGGTCATTATCTTTTCCACAAATATGATGAACAGGTACAGATTCATCGTTATTGGCAACCGTCATTTTCTCATCTTTTTCTACAACAAGATCAGTGGGTCAAACGTATCCAAGACAGCTTGATTGAATCAGTTAGCAAACAGATGAAATCAGATCAAAGAATCGGTGCATTTTTATCTGGAGGGATCGACTCATCCTTCATAGTATCAATCGCAAAACAAATTAACCCGTCTATTAAAACTTTTTCTGTTGGCTTTGAACAGGAAGGTTTTTCGGAAGTTGATATTGCCAAACAAACAGCGGCCGAACTTGGAATTGAAAATTACGCTAAGATCATTACTGCTGAAGAATATATAAAAAATTTACCGCAAATTATTGCGCAGATGGACGATCCACTAGCTGATCCATCATGTGTACCTTTATATTTTGTCGCCCAAGAAGCACGAAAGCATGTCGAAGTAGCTTTATCGGGTGAAGGTGCTGATGAATTATTTGGTGGTTATCGAATTTATCGAGAGCCACTTTCGTTAAAGGTATTTGATTACATACCGACTAAGATGAAAGAAATGTTGCATCGACTTGCTCAAATGATGCCAGAAGGCGTAAAGGGTAAAAGTTATTTAGAACGCGGGACGATCCCGTTAAAAGATCGCTATATTGGTAATGCAAAAATGTTTGAAAATGATGAACTCAATAGTGTACTTATGCACCATGATCCTAATATTACTTATCAACAGATTACGGAACCATTGTATCAAGATGTGTCTACGTTACACCCGGTTGAACAGATGCAATATGTTGATTTACACACTTGGTTGCGTGGCGATATTTTAATGAAGGCTAATCAAATGTTGGCATCTCACGCTCTAGAATTACGGACGCCATTTTTGGCCGATCGTGTTATTGATCTGGCAATGGGGATTCCTGTTAACTTAAAAATTGCTAAAGGTACAACGAAGTATATTCTTCGTGAGGCTGCAAAAGGAATTGTTCCTGAACATGTCATTGATCGTAAAAAGCTTGGCTTTCCTGTTCCGATTCGCCATTGGTTGAAAAATGAGATGTATGACTGGGCTAAACAAGTGATTAATGAAAGTGAGACGGATGAATTAATTAATAAAGCGTATTTTATCAAATTACTTGATTTGCATCGCCAAGGGAAAAACGATTACAGTAGAAAGATTTGGACGGCAATCATATTTATGATTTGGCATCGAATTTTTGTTAAAGATGATCAAATTGATCATCAATTAGACGAAAAAAGAAAGATTAGTTAA
- a CDS encoding tetraprenyl-beta-curcumene synthase family protein, giving the protein MNERDYRSATQLAKTAVKKIIPAVNEELHYWHTRAEKIPNPNLRKQALQSIEAKAFHARGGGIYAMLAKDKWREAITFIVAYQTISDYLDNLCDRSDSLDPIDFRSLHQSMLSIFNLSNETINYYHHRQDQDDGGYLDELVRVCQKQLRQLPDYGLIQEQLLELAMKYIDLQVDKHVLPEDRVERLIKSFENNSLSDRTIAWYEYSAATGSTLAIFCLISYAYQKDRLSATIISDIYHGYFPYIQGLHILLDYLIDQEEDRLENDLNFCFYYPSHEEMEQRIVYFIDQSKKSVRHLPDDHFHRYIYEGLLALYLADPKVHTIKDGQRLKRRLLKAGGYRARFFHWGIRFLNRHIKTTDQIF; this is encoded by the coding sequence ATGAATGAGCGTGATTATCGATCGGCTACTCAATTAGCAAAGACAGCAGTAAAAAAGATTATACCTGCTGTTAATGAAGAGTTGCATTATTGGCACACACGTGCCGAAAAAATCCCTAATCCTAATCTTCGAAAGCAAGCATTGCAAAGTATTGAAGCAAAAGCTTTCCATGCTAGGGGCGGGGGAATTTATGCGATGCTAGCTAAAGATAAATGGAGAGAGGCGATTACATTTATAGTCGCCTATCAGACGATAAGTGATTACTTAGATAATCTATGTGATCGCAGTGATTCGTTAGATCCGATCGATTTTCGTTCATTACACCAATCGATGCTGTCAATATTTAATCTTTCAAATGAAACCATAAATTATTATCATCACCGACAGGATCAAGATGATGGTGGTTATTTGGATGAATTGGTTCGAGTATGTCAAAAGCAGTTGCGTCAACTACCTGATTACGGATTAATTCAAGAACAATTGCTTGAATTAGCAATGAAATATATTGACCTTCAAGTTGATAAACACGTACTGCCAGAAGATCGGGTTGAACGCTTGATAAAATCGTTTGAAAACAATTCACTATCTGATCGTACGATTGCATGGTATGAATATTCAGCAGCGACAGGTTCCACATTAGCTATTTTTTGTTTGATAAGCTACGCATATCAAAAAGATCGTTTATCTGCAACAATAATAAGTGATATTTATCATGGTTACTTTCCATACATACAAGGATTACATATTTTACTTGATTATTTAATTGATCAAGAAGAAGATCGTTTAGAAAATGATTTGAACTTTTGCTTCTATTACCCAAGTCATGAGGAAATGGAGCAGCGGATTGTTTATTTTATTGATCAAAGTAAAAAAAGCGTCCGCCATTTGCCAGACGATCATTTTCATCGTTACATATATGAAGGTTTATTAGCACTTTATTTAGCTGATCCTAAAGTACATACGATAAAAGATGGCCAAAGATTAAAAAGAAGATTATTAAAAGCTGGTGGATATAGAGCGAGGTTCTTTCACTGGGGAATTCGCTTTCTTAATCGCCATATAAAAACGACAGATCAAATTTTTTAA